In one Chitinophaga sancti genomic region, the following are encoded:
- the gcvP gene encoding aminomethyl-transferring glycine dehydrogenase, which produces MNLFDIQQNEFVGRHIGPNETETNHMLETIGVSSLETLISKTVPGAIRMNHPLAVPAAMSESDYLRHLKEVSLRNEVFRNYIGQGYYDTITPSVILRNIFENPGWYTQYTPYQAEISQGRLESLLNYQTMVSDLTGLPIANASLLDEATAAAEAMSMFFSALNKDHDNLTRPKFFVDANVFPQTKDVILTRATPLNIEVVSGDYKTAAIDETYFGALVQYPNSLGAVEDYQHFIQQVHAAGAYVAMATDLLALTILTSPGELGADAALGSAQRFGVPLGFGGPHAAFFAVKDDFKRAIPGRIIGVSVDAQGNRALRMALQTREQHIKREKATSNICTAQALLANMAAMYAVYHGPAGLKNIATRVAILSNALGKALKAKGYALAADSYFDTIEITVKTVADIKAKAEGAGINFYYPGTEKVIISLDETTTIQDVNDILSIFDAGKLPADSNSLNTTAVPTELVRTSEYLTHPVFNSHHSESQMMRYIKMLENKDLSLNTSMISLGSCTMKLNAATEMIPLSWSHWSRMHPFAPKAQTGGYQQIVDELGEYLCKITAFDACSLQPNSGAQGEYTGLLVIRKYFASRNEGHRNVMLIPISAHGTNPASAVMAGFKVVVVKALENGYIDVTDLKAKAAQYADKLAGIMITYPSTYGIYEESVKDICATVHEFGGQVYMDGANMNAQVGLTAPGLIGADVCHLNLHKTFAIPHGGGGPGMGPICVAKHLAPYLPGHVSLNDGKVANAVSAAPYGSASILLISYAYIRLLGAEGLKKASENAILNANYMKARLEKSYEILYSGSNGTCAHEFIVDLRPFKATAGVEAEDVAKRLMDYGFHAPTLSFPVPGTIMIEPTESEDKAELDRFCDALLAIRAEISAVETGKADKANNILKHAPHTQFIITTDEWNRPYGRQQAAYPLEYVKLNKFWPSVSRVNNTHGDRNLICTCEPVSAYAEAEA; this is translated from the coding sequence ATGAATCTTTTTGATATACAACAAAATGAGTTTGTAGGTCGGCACATTGGACCTAACGAAACAGAGACCAACCACATGCTGGAGACCATCGGGGTATCTTCGCTGGAAACATTAATCAGCAAGACAGTACCAGGTGCAATCCGCATGAATCACCCGCTGGCAGTGCCCGCGGCAATGAGTGAAAGTGATTATCTCCGTCATCTCAAAGAAGTATCACTCAGGAACGAAGTATTCCGTAACTACATCGGTCAGGGATATTACGATACCATCACACCAAGTGTGATCCTGCGCAACATCTTCGAGAATCCAGGATGGTATACCCAGTATACTCCCTACCAGGCCGAGATTTCCCAGGGCCGTCTGGAAAGTTTACTGAACTACCAGACAATGGTCAGCGACCTGACTGGTCTCCCAATCGCCAACGCATCCCTGCTGGATGAGGCGACAGCTGCTGCCGAAGCCATGAGCATGTTCTTCAGCGCACTGAACAAAGACCACGACAACCTGACCCGTCCTAAATTCTTTGTGGACGCAAATGTGTTCCCACAAACCAAAGATGTGATCCTCACCCGTGCTACTCCGCTAAACATCGAAGTAGTAAGCGGCGACTATAAAACTGCTGCGATCGATGAAACCTATTTTGGGGCATTGGTACAGTATCCTAACAGCCTAGGTGCTGTAGAAGACTATCAGCACTTCATTCAACAAGTACACGCAGCCGGCGCTTACGTAGCCATGGCTACCGACCTGCTGGCTCTCACCATCCTCACCTCCCCCGGTGAACTGGGTGCTGATGCAGCACTGGGTTCTGCACAACGCTTTGGTGTACCATTAGGTTTTGGTGGTCCGCACGCTGCTTTCTTTGCAGTAAAAGATGATTTCAAACGCGCCATCCCAGGCCGTATCATCGGTGTAAGCGTAGATGCACAGGGCAACCGCGCACTGCGTATGGCGCTGCAAACCCGCGAACAGCACATCAAACGTGAAAAAGCAACTTCCAATATCTGTACAGCTCAGGCATTGCTCGCTAATATGGCAGCTATGTACGCAGTATACCACGGTCCTGCCGGTCTGAAAAATATCGCCACCCGTGTAGCTATCCTCTCCAATGCGCTGGGCAAGGCCCTGAAAGCAAAAGGATATGCCCTCGCTGCTGACAGCTATTTCGATACCATCGAAATAACTGTAAAAACAGTAGCTGATATCAAGGCAAAAGCAGAAGGCGCAGGTATCAACTTCTACTATCCGGGAACAGAGAAGGTGATCATCTCTCTCGATGAAACCACTACCATCCAGGATGTGAACGATATCCTCTCCATCTTCGATGCAGGCAAACTTCCTGCAGACAGCAACAGTCTCAATACCACAGCTGTTCCTACAGAACTGGTACGTACCTCTGAATACCTTACACATCCTGTATTTAACAGTCATCACAGCGAGTCTCAGATGATGCGTTATATCAAGATGCTGGAAAATAAAGACCTTTCTCTCAATACATCCATGATCTCTCTGGGTAGCTGTACCATGAAGCTGAACGCTGCTACAGAGATGATTCCGCTGAGCTGGTCTCATTGGAGCAGGATGCACCCATTTGCGCCTAAAGCGCAGACCGGTGGCTACCAGCAGATTGTAGATGAACTGGGCGAATACCTCTGCAAAATCACCGCTTTTGATGCCTGCAGCCTGCAGCCAAACAGTGGTGCACAGGGTGAATACACTGGTCTGCTCGTGATCCGCAAATATTTTGCAAGCAGGAACGAAGGTCACCGCAATGTAATGCTGATCCCTATCTCCGCTCATGGTACCAACCCTGCATCCGCAGTAATGGCTGGTTTTAAAGTGGTAGTAGTAAAAGCACTGGAAAACGGGTATATTGATGTAACTGACCTGAAAGCTAAAGCTGCACAGTATGCAGACAAGCTGGCCGGTATCATGATCACCTACCCTTCTACCTACGGTATCTATGAAGAAAGCGTAAAAGACATCTGCGCTACCGTACATGAATTTGGTGGTCAGGTATATATGGATGGTGCCAACATGAACGCCCAGGTAGGTTTAACCGCTCCGGGTCTCATCGGCGCTGACGTTTGCCACCTGAACCTGCACAAGACATTTGCAATCCCTCACGGTGGTGGTGGTCCTGGTATGGGTCCGATCTGCGTGGCTAAACACCTCGCACCTTACCTGCCTGGTCACGTAAGCCTGAATGATGGTAAAGTTGCAAATGCAGTATCTGCAGCTCCTTATGGCTCTGCCAGTATCCTGCTCATCTCTTACGCGTACATTCGCCTGCTGGGTGCAGAAGGCCTGAAGAAAGCATCTGAAAATGCGATCCTCAACGCTAACTACATGAAAGCACGCCTGGAAAAATCATACGAAATCCTTTATAGTGGCAGCAACGGCACCTGTGCACACGAGTTCATTGTAGACCTCCGTCCATTCAAAGCAACTGCAGGTGTGGAAGCAGAAGATGTGGCAAAACGCCTGATGGACTACGGTTTCCACGCACCAACCCTGAGCTTCCCTGTACCAGGTACGATCATGATCGAACCTACCGAAAGTGAGGATAAAGCAGAACTGGACCGCTTCTGCGATGCACTGCTGGCCATCCGTGCAGAAATCAGTGCTGTTGAAACTGGAAAAGCTGATAAAGCGAACAACATATTGAAGCATGCGCCTCATACCCAGTTCATTATCACTACCGATGAATGGAACCGTCCTTACGGCCGCCAACAGGCAGCTTATCCGCTGGAATATGTGAAACTCAATAAGTTCTGGCCTTCTGTAAGCCGTGTAAACAATACACATGGCGACAGAAACCTGATCTGTACCTGCGAGCCCGTAAGTGCTTACGCAGAAGCAGAAGCTTAA
- a CDS encoding YkgJ family cysteine cluster protein, producing the protein MDASLNNWKQRATEQQKANKQFLQKLQTKKGRGVDKLLPDLHEEAFSHIDCLQCAGCCKSISPRFKTPDLKRISKYLGMRESVFIETYLRLDEDGDYVVKSSPCPFLGADNYCSIYDVRPGDCENYPYTDSIEFVKRPNTTYLNSTICPAVFYVLEKLRDIVK; encoded by the coding sequence ATGGATGCATCACTAAATAACTGGAAGCAGCGGGCGACTGAGCAGCAAAAAGCCAATAAGCAGTTTCTGCAGAAGCTACAGACCAAGAAGGGGAGGGGTGTGGATAAACTACTACCGGATCTGCATGAGGAGGCTTTCAGTCATATTGATTGCCTGCAATGTGCAGGGTGTTGTAAATCGATCAGCCCGCGGTTTAAAACGCCGGACCTCAAGCGTATTTCAAAATACCTGGGTATGCGGGAATCGGTATTTATTGAAACCTACCTGCGGCTGGACGAAGATGGGGATTATGTAGTGAAAAGCAGCCCCTGCCCGTTTTTAGGAGCTGACAACTATTGCAGCATTTACGATGTAAGGCCGGGTGATTGTGAAAATTATCCATATACCGATAGCATTGAGTTTGTGAAACGACCGAATACCACTTATTTGAACAGTACTATTTGCCCTGCGGTGTTCTATGTGTTAGAGAAGCTGCGGGATATTGTAAAATAA
- a CDS encoding MFS transporter — MDNPANTNSKNDPYASLRLPEFNYYLIIRFALVFALTMQFIVIEWKVNLLSNHDPFALGLIGLAEVIPAVLLAPFAGHIVDKREKRGILLKCVIAYVIIGSGLFFLTWDKAVEGYDTHHILMAIYGLVFCGGIIRAFVSPANFSLQALIVPRPLYANASTWASSAWQIGSMAGPALGGLLVYAIGVHWSMMLVVAIFLLPLFSLIMIKPKPVHYAAKGESFLEGLTKGMRFVWNTKVVLNAMALDMFAVLFGGAVAMLPVFATNVLHAGALEFGLLRSAVAVGSLITMFILAYKPLVHKPGIKLLAAVFGFGICIIIFGLSKNFYLSFLALLLSGTLDAISVIIRQTILQLKTPDEMRGRVAAVSSMFVGSSNELGAFESGFMARMMGLVPSVVFGGCITLGVVITTYIISPAMRKLDLKA; from the coding sequence GTGGATAATCCGGCTAACACAAACAGTAAGAACGACCCTTACGCTTCGCTTCGTCTTCCTGAATTTAACTACTATCTCATTATTCGATTTGCGCTTGTCTTTGCTCTTACAATGCAGTTTATTGTCATAGAGTGGAAAGTAAACCTCCTGTCCAACCATGATCCTTTTGCCCTGGGTCTCATCGGCCTTGCCGAGGTCATCCCGGCAGTGCTACTGGCTCCATTTGCAGGGCACATTGTTGATAAAAGAGAGAAAAGAGGCATCCTGCTCAAGTGCGTGATTGCTTATGTCATTATAGGTTCCGGCTTGTTCTTTCTCACCTGGGATAAAGCAGTGGAAGGTTACGATACGCACCATATCCTGATGGCCATCTACGGACTGGTTTTCTGCGGAGGTATTATCCGTGCCTTTGTCAGCCCGGCCAACTTCTCATTACAGGCACTGATCGTACCGCGTCCATTATACGCCAATGCATCTACCTGGGCCAGCAGCGCCTGGCAAATAGGCAGTATGGCCGGCCCTGCACTAGGTGGCTTGCTGGTATACGCAATAGGTGTACATTGGTCTATGATGCTGGTAGTTGCCATCTTTTTGCTGCCCCTGTTCAGTCTGATCATGATTAAACCCAAGCCGGTACATTATGCGGCTAAAGGAGAAAGCTTCCTTGAAGGATTGACTAAAGGGATGCGCTTCGTATGGAATACCAAAGTGGTATTGAATGCCATGGCACTGGATATGTTTGCAGTACTGTTTGGTGGCGCGGTAGCCATGCTGCCGGTATTTGCAACCAATGTACTGCATGCAGGTGCGCTGGAATTTGGTTTACTCCGTTCGGCAGTGGCAGTGGGTTCGCTGATTACCATGTTCATCCTCGCTTACAAGCCACTGGTACATAAGCCGGGTATCAAGCTGCTGGCAGCGGTATTCGGTTTTGGAATCTGTATCATCATCTTCGGTTTGTCGAAGAACTTCTATCTTTCCTTCCTTGCATTGCTGCTGAGTGGAACCCTGGATGCCATCAGCGTGATCATTCGTCAGACCATCCTGCAATTGAAAACACCAGATGAAATGAGAGGCCGCGTAGCTGCTGTCAGCTCTATGTTTGTCGGTTCTTCTAATGAGCTGGGAGCTTTTGAAAGTGGGTTTATGGCCAGGATGATGGGGCTGGTGCCATCAGTTGTGTTTGGTGGATGTATAACACTGGGGGTTGTGATTACAACTTATATTATTTCGCCGGCCATGCGAAAGCTGGACCTGAAAGCATAA
- a CDS encoding carboxy terminal-processing peptidase, which yields MRRMKVIIPVMLITISMGVLAFSKLRKEDPPGKNEVIIGLVGQILKDGHYQPKAIDDKFSKEVFEKFLKNLDSEKKFFLKSDIENLKPLSTHIDNELMGEPLDCFNAINDLIKKRVAEAAALYPEILAKPFDFSREEKVTLDPDKVDYPADEAARKEAWRKVLKYRTLEKYSELIEARDKQDKKDTAKAKTDVQLEADARAKVKQVYDRYFDRLKNRQDDNERFSTYVNSITATMDPHTDFFPPDEKRAFEEQMAGKFFGIGAQLREEDGKIRIVSIVTGSPSWKEGNLKANDVILKVAQGDKEPLDITGYAVEDAVKVIRGEKGTVVKLTVKSVDGTIKDVSIVRDEIVLDETFAKSAIIGGQHKIGYIYLPEFYADFQDRNGARCAEDVAKEITKLKAENVEGIILDLRFNGGGSLQDVVQMAGLFIPDGPVVQVKSRSGEPMVLRDRDKSVQYGGPLAIMVNEYSASASEIMAAAMQDYKRAVIIGSNSTYGKGTVQRMFSLDEFYSNKELGPLGAIKLTQQKFYRANGGSTQLKGVNSDIVLPDPYYEVAERKDKDAMNWDEIPKANFTPWVDPVPVAALKANSDKRLANNEAFKTMNENIATLKKMDAQESYSLNYQTYKTEQKNNANALKRYDSVNDKVKELEISSLKVDLDKIGNDTSKLARNKDWLKFRQKDIYLDEAVNVMNDLIGMTASKVNGRLANK from the coding sequence ATGAGAAGAATGAAAGTGATTATACCAGTTATGCTGATTACCATCTCGATGGGCGTATTGGCTTTCAGCAAACTGCGTAAAGAAGACCCCCCTGGCAAAAATGAAGTAATCATTGGTCTGGTTGGGCAAATATTAAAAGATGGGCACTATCAGCCGAAGGCTATAGACGATAAATTTTCAAAGGAAGTCTTTGAAAAGTTCCTCAAGAACCTTGACAGTGAAAAGAAATTCTTCCTGAAGAGTGATATCGAGAACCTCAAACCATTATCTACTCATATTGATAATGAACTGATGGGTGAACCCCTGGATTGTTTCAATGCGATCAATGATCTGATTAAGAAACGTGTCGCTGAGGCAGCAGCGCTGTATCCTGAAATCCTGGCGAAGCCTTTTGACTTCTCCAGGGAAGAAAAGGTTACCCTGGATCCTGATAAGGTAGACTATCCTGCGGACGAAGCAGCCCGCAAAGAAGCGTGGCGCAAGGTGCTGAAATATCGTACCCTTGAAAAATATTCTGAACTGATAGAAGCCCGCGACAAGCAGGATAAGAAAGATACAGCAAAGGCTAAAACTGATGTACAGCTGGAAGCTGATGCACGTGCGAAGGTGAAGCAGGTATACGATCGTTACTTCGACCGTTTGAAAAACAGACAGGATGACAATGAGCGCTTCAGCACTTATGTAAACAGCATTACTGCTACGATGGATCCACATACTGACTTCTTCCCTCCTGATGAAAAGCGAGCGTTTGAAGAACAGATGGCTGGAAAATTCTTCGGTATTGGTGCACAACTGCGTGAAGAAGATGGTAAGATCAGGATCGTTAGCATCGTAACAGGTAGCCCAAGCTGGAAAGAAGGTAACCTGAAAGCAAACGATGTGATCCTGAAAGTTGCGCAGGGAGACAAGGAGCCGCTGGACATCACCGGTTATGCGGTGGAAGATGCGGTAAAAGTGATCAGAGGTGAAAAAGGTACCGTGGTAAAACTGACTGTAAAGAGTGTAGATGGTACTATTAAGGACGTTTCTATTGTACGTGACGAGATCGTACTGGATGAAACCTTTGCTAAATCTGCAATTATCGGTGGTCAACATAAAATTGGTTACATCTACCTGCCTGAGTTCTATGCAGACTTCCAGGACAGAAACGGTGCACGTTGCGCTGAAGATGTGGCTAAGGAAATTACAAAGCTGAAAGCTGAAAATGTAGAAGGGATCATCCTCGACCTCCGCTTCAATGGTGGTGGTTCCCTGCAGGATGTAGTGCAGATGGCTGGCCTGTTCATTCCGGATGGTCCGGTTGTACAGGTTAAATCACGCAGTGGAGAACCAATGGTACTTCGTGACCGTGACAAAAGTGTACAGTATGGTGGTCCGCTGGCAATCATGGTAAATGAATACAGTGCTTCTGCTTCTGAAATCATGGCAGCAGCTATGCAGGATTACAAGCGTGCGGTGATCATCGGTAGTAATTCTACCTATGGTAAAGGTACGGTGCAGCGGATGTTCAGCCTGGATGAGTTCTACTCCAATAAGGAGTTAGGTCCGCTGGGTGCTATCAAACTGACTCAGCAGAAATTCTATCGTGCAAATGGTGGTTCTACTCAGCTGAAAGGTGTTAATTCTGATATCGTATTGCCAGATCCATATTATGAAGTAGCTGAGCGTAAGGATAAAGATGCCATGAACTGGGACGAGATTCCAAAGGCTAATTTCACTCCATGGGTGGATCCGGTGCCGGTGGCTGCGCTGAAAGCGAATAGCGATAAACGCCTGGCTAATAACGAAGCCTTTAAGACGATGAATGAAAACATCGCTACGCTGAAAAAAATGGACGCTCAGGAAAGCTATTCTCTGAACTATCAGACTTATAAGACTGAGCAGAAGAATAATGCAAATGCCCTGAAACGTTATGATTCAGTAAATGATAAGGTGAAGGAACTGGAGATCTCCAGCCTGAAGGTTGACCTGGATAAGATTGGTAATGATACTTCTAAACTGGCCCGTAATAAGGATTGGCTGAAGTTCAGACAGAAGGATATTTATTTGGATGAAGCGGTGAATGTGATGAATGATCTGATTGGAATGACTGCTTCTAAGGTAAATGGAAGGTTAGCGAATAAGTAA
- a CDS encoding transglutaminase-like domain-containing protein: protein MHETKEINALFHLLDDPDQEVYDTVASKILLFGKEIIPNLENLWENTVDESIQERIEQLIHRVHYMDLQMALAQWNKAEAPDLLQGAILIARYQFPDMQANSVHNEIEKIKRNIWLELNNYLTPLEQINVLNSMIYNYFGLKAEEVAYVRKNQFFINQVLESKKGNPLTNGIVYQSLCAMLDLPVYAVNIPRQFILAYFDSFYDFSEPASPDDYRILFFIDPIQGQIYSHQDVENYLKRMSLPPTPSYYTPQSNTRIIQFLLEELSKCFQDDKDMYKQEELKNLIRLLSGE, encoded by the coding sequence ATGCACGAGACCAAAGAAATAAATGCTTTGTTCCATCTTCTGGACGATCCGGATCAGGAGGTATATGATACCGTTGCCAGCAAGATATTATTGTTTGGGAAAGAGATCATTCCCAACCTGGAGAATCTGTGGGAAAATACTGTAGATGAATCTATTCAGGAAAGGATCGAACAGCTGATTCACAGAGTCCATTACATGGACCTGCAGATGGCGCTGGCGCAATGGAATAAAGCAGAAGCGCCCGATCTTTTACAGGGAGCCATCCTTATAGCCAGGTATCAGTTTCCTGATATGCAGGCAAATTCTGTTCACAACGAAATCGAAAAAATCAAGCGTAATATATGGCTGGAGCTCAATAACTACCTCACTCCCCTGGAGCAGATCAACGTGCTGAATAGCATGATCTACAACTACTTCGGGCTCAAAGCAGAAGAGGTGGCCTATGTGCGCAAAAACCAGTTCTTCATCAACCAGGTGCTGGAATCCAAGAAAGGGAACCCACTGACCAATGGTATCGTCTACCAAAGCCTCTGCGCCATGCTGGACCTGCCGGTGTATGCGGTGAATATCCCCAGGCAGTTTATCCTCGCCTATTTTGACAGCTTCTACGATTTTTCAGAACCCGCCAGCCCGGACGACTACCGGATCCTGTTCTTTATAGATCCCATCCAGGGCCAGATCTATTCCCACCAGGATGTGGAAAACTACCTGAAACGGATGTCTCTCCCACCGACTCCCTCTTATTATACGCCACAGTCAAATACCAGGATTATCCAATTCCTGCTGGAAGAATTGTCCAAGTGCTTTCAGGATGACAAGGATATGTATAAACAGGAGGAATTAAAGAACCTGATAAGATTACTAAGCGGCGAATAA